The genomic interval TTTTCGGGGAGATTTATCTATTTTGTTTGAATTACCATCTTTCAATTTATCTGAATCAAACGAATCGTCCACGCCGATTTCGCGCGAGGCTTTTCTTCGCAAATCGTAACAATCAGAGGAGACTAATTGATCAAGTGGAAATTCTTTGAGCAAGGATGCAACGAGCAAGCCGACGACTCCTTGCCCTAAAACTAAAACGCGCTCACCGAGAATCGGAGCCGCGTCGTGGATCAGGTTCACGGCGGTTTCCATGTTGGGGAGGAAGGAACAGGCTTCGGCGTGGAGAGAAGCGGGGGCGAAGATCAAGGTTGACGGATGACAGATAAATGCCGAGGTGTGCGGAGCAAATCCAAAAACAAGTTTATCGCGTAACGATTTATCCGCTTGTTTGCCTATGTCTTTGATCGTGCCAACACACGCGTAACCGAACGCGAGGGGAAAGCATAAATCACTGCTTAAGGTATCGCGCGAATCGCTGAGGTGAGGGAATTGCCCGCGATAGACCAGCATCTCGGTGCCCGCGCTGATCGAGGAGCAAATGGTTTCGACCAAAACATCCTCCGCGCCGAGGGCAGGCAGAGGCTCCTCGCGGAGTTCCACCTGTCGCGGCGCGGTGAAGTAGACGGTCTTTCGTTTCATCCCCCAATTTTACATCAGGGCTTGTGTTTTTCCTTGCGAAGGTTCTCAACCCTCGCAAGGATGTTTTCATGATTTTGATTTATCAGCCCAGAGGAATGCCATCAAAAGAATTTCTGCGGCTTTGGCGTAATAGCCTGTTGCGCTGGATGTGCCAGCGACAAAATTTTTGTCGCCCATGATGACCCATAACACGATCGTGAGCGCGCAGTACCCGAACATAGCCCACCACATTGTTTTGTGATTCTTTTGGAACATCTCCATCGGGGCGAAATAGGCGGCAAGCAAACCGAGGTAACCCGCGCCGTTCATCACGATGGGGTCGGCTCCCATTTGCGGATACAACGATAAATGCAAAAAAGCGGTGGCAAGGTTCGTGAGAATGATGCCGATCTTTTTCCAATCAAGGTTCATGGTTAACTCCTTTTGGTTTGCTGAATAGATGCGTCTGCTGAACTTTATTTTACTTTTCTTGCGCAGAACGTCCCGCAGGATTGGTTTATCGAATTGGAGTTTTACATGAAAACCTGCGGGGCGGTTTTGGTACAAGCATTTTACTTTGCAATGCCGCGCCCTGCCAGAAGCAAACCAATGCCGCCGTTCAGAATGTCGCGCGCGCGCATGAGTAACGTGAGGCTGATCGCGGCAGAGGCGGGTTGTCCGAACGCGCCGAGCGCGAACACTTGACTCGCTTCCAACGCGCCCAAGCCCCCAGGCAACGGCATGAGGAACGCGATCTGCATGGCGGTCAGCGCGGCAAAAATTTGAACCGCGCTGATGTTCATTCCGAGAAACGCCACCATCAAATAATATTCGGTTGCTATGCCCGCGATCCCCGCCAATGATACGGTGATTGCGAGAGCCATTGCGCGCGCGTGTTTCCTGCTAAAGATCGAAGCCATTTGTTCAGCCACGACGATCAGCCGCGTCGCTTTACTTTTTTTCTGGATAAATGATTTGCTGTGAAGTATCTTTGCGATGGGGCGGATTTTGTTGAACAGCAGGATGGTGTACGCCAGCGGCAACGTCAGCAACACTCCCAGCCCGATCAGACTCAGGGCCAGCCTGATTCCGTTTCCTGAAATTAATCCCAGCCTGACGATCGCCCATGTACCAATGCCGATCAGCACAAAGTTGACAAGGAACTCGATCAGTTTGTCCATGATCACCGCGGACGTGGCGCGCGCAAGCGTGATTCCATGATTGCGTTGCAGGTAAATGACTTGCAGTGGTTCGCCTCCCACCTGCGGACCGAATGTGAAGTAACTCAACCCAAACACCGACAGGCGGTATCGAATCATCGGCAAAAACGGCATGGACGGATTCTCGGCGCGGACGATGATCCACCAGCGCGCGGTTATGCAGACGATGACGAACGCGTTGACGAACAGGATCGTTCCGATTTGCCAGAGTTGCAGATTTTTGAGCGCATTCCAAATTTCGGCGAAGGGTGCGTTGCGGAGGGCGAGGTAGAGGAGGATGAGTAGGATCGAGTAAATCGCGAAGACGCGAAGGAATTTCGCCCTCACCCTAGCCCTCTCCCGCTGGGAGAGGGGACTTACGGCATCAGAATCCCCATCTCCCGCTGGGAGAGGGGTTAGGGGTGAGGGAGGTGTCAAAGTACAGAAACTCCTTCACCTTCAGGCGGATTCTCAATTAATCGCTTCATCTCTGTCAATACGGCTTGATGAATCACATTGGTTTCTGTTGTCCCAAGTTGCTTTGCGTAAATGGGATTTCCAATTTGCACGCGAACGCGGACATCTGTGATCTTGCCGCGCATCATCATGAAGACTTGAAATGCGGCGGCGAGGGCTTCGCGCTCCATACGAGTTTTTCTGATCCTTGTAAGCGGATGGGTTATGGCTTTCTTCCACACCACGCCGCGGACGAGTATCGGCAAGATCGGAGTCTCGGGACTCATGCGCAAAAAGACGCCGACGCTGTCCGTCCATTGTTGAAGCGACTCTGCCGCGTCGGAATGGAAATCGGGATCAGGCTCGATGTGTCCTGCGGGATAAGTTAACACCGCGCCGCCATTCCGCAGAAAAGTGCTGACTTGTCGCACAAGCGTCATTCTTGACGACGGGTCATCGGTCACATAAAAGAGTTGTTTTGAAACGTTCGTCAACGCTTCGAGGAATGGACGTTGCAAGGCGATGATTTTTAAGTCGGGTCGGTTCAACGCGGCAAAGGTTGCAACTGAATCTGCCAAGCCTGGATGGTTGGACAATGCCAGAAAGCCCGAAGCAGGGATGAGGTCCGCGCCGTGGACGCGCACATCGTCGAAGTGACGTCGCAAGACAGCGCGCGCGCCTTCGGGTAATCCGCGTTTGCCTGTGACCGTGTCGAACTCCACCATTTGACGCGCGAAGGTTTGCGCATGGTTGAAAAAAACCTTTTGAACGAATCGCGCAGGCAACGTGCCGCTTCGCAAACCGAAAGAGGAGGCGATGTCATCGAGATTGATCTGTGTGACGGTGTCGAGTTGGGATGGCATGAGGGAGAGTTGCGGGATACGAGTGATCAGTTAGCAGTGATCAGTGAGCAGTGATCGGTAATTGGTAATTTGTAATTGGTTGTCGCCCGTTGTCTCATTCGCGCTCCATGGTGAAGTTCAGGGGATAGCCTGCATTGTTCGATTCGAAATGCGCTTTGTCGATCCGCTTCTCGGCTTCGGACTTTGCCAGCGTCTGCACATACGCGTTGCCGTTGATGTGCGCGGTCATCATAATTTCGGAGGCGCGGTCAACGCCGAGGTAGAAGACGGTCTTGAGGATATGCACGACAAAATCCATCGGTGTGACGTTGTCGTTATGGATGAGGACTTTATAGAGCGGCTCGAGGGCGGTTTCGGAGTCTTCGAGGATTTCGATTTCGGGGAGGGTTTGGAAATTCATTTTTTTACCACGAAGGACACGAAGGAGCACGAAGGAATTAATCTTTCAACTTTCCACTTTCTATTTTCCATTGTCATCTTTCATTTTTTCTTTAGCGCGTCAATTTCTTCTTTCGTCAACTCAATCTCCGCCGCGTCAAAGTTTTCTTGGATGTGTTGCGGGTTGAACGACATGGGGATGGCGATGACGCGCGGATGCGAGATGACCCACGCCAGCGCGATTTGAAAGATGCTTGCGTTGTGCGCCTTGGCGATCGCTTCCAGTGTTTTGTTCGAGCGTAGCTTGCCCTGGTCTACAGGCGAGTAGGCGGTGAGGATGATGTCATTTTGTTGGCAATAGTCCAACATGCCGTTCTTCACATACGAACGATCCGAAATACTGAATGGGACTTGGTTCGTAATGATCGGCGTTTCAGAAAGCGACTGCGCTTGTTTGAGCAGTTTCAGATCGAAGTTGCTCACGCCGAGATGTTTTACTTTTCCATCGCGCGCGAGTTTGTTCAAGGCGCGGAACGTCTCTTCGTATTGTGTGCCAGTCCCAGGCCAGTGGATGAGATACAGGTCAATGTAATCCATGTTGAGTCGGCGCAGGGAATTTTCACAGGCGGATAATACATCATCGTATTGAAGATGACTCTCCGTTACTTTAGATGTGATGAATATCTCTTCGCGTTTCTTCCCCGACCTGCGAACTGCTTCGCCGATCAATTCTTCGCTGTGCCCGCCCGCGTACATTTCGGCGGTGTCGAAGTGGGTGTAGCCAACCTCAAGGGCGGAGCGAAGCGCGGTCAACGATTTTGAGTCGAGCGAGCGATTCGGCGTTGAATCTCCGCCGATGCTCCATGCGCCGAATCCAATTTTGGGAATCGAGAGTCCGTGCAGAGATTCGTATTTCATGTTTCCCATTCTACCCCGTCATTCTCTGAATCGGATTTGGCGAGCAAGCGTTCGGTGGCTTCGATCTGTTCGCTGTCGCCGATGAAGCCGACGCGGTCATCTGCCTCGAAGGTGGTAAACGATTTGGGATTGGCGATCAGCTGTCCCTTGCGCATGATCGCAACGACCGACGCGCCAGTGAGCGCGCGCAGGTTTGCATCCTGCAGGGTTCTGCCCACGAGCGGATTTTCCACATTGAGACTGAACCACGTCACTTCGATATTGCCGCTGGCGTTGATGAGGTCATGCAAGAGGCGATGTTCGTCTTGCGTGTTGATTTGCGTATCATAATGATCGCGGCGGACGGCATCCATGTAGCGGATGATCTCTGTGACGGGAAAATCTAATTTGAGAAGGGTGTGCCGAACAATTTCCAATCCGCCTTCGAGTTCGGGGTGAATCACATCTTGCGCGCCGAGTTGCGCCAGTTGATTGATGCCCGCCTCCGTGGTGGCGCGCGCGATGATGGGCAGATTACTCGATAGATCGCGCGCCGCCGCAACGACCAATTCGTTCGCGGATTCATCGTGGCTGGCGACGACCAGCGCGCGCGCGTTTTCCAAATGCGCGTGGGTGAGGACTTCCGAATTGGAGGCGTCGCCGTACAGATTCAAAATCCTTTTTTGGTTGAGTTGCTCGATGTGGTCGGGGTCGGAGTCGATCACGAGATGCGGCACAGACATTTTCACGAGCAGGTGTACGATGTGACTCCCGACTCGTCCATATCCGACGATGACAACATGATCCTTGATCGTTTCGTCTGGCGCGGCGGGGATGGGCGCATGACGATCTAAGATGCGCCACAACATTGGAATCTTTTTGAACCACGTCTCTGCGGGTTGAATCAAACGATATATAAGCGGATTGATCGTGATGGAAACAAGCGAGCCTGCGAGGATCAACGAGTATTGGTCGCGGTCGATCAACCCAAGCGACATGCCTTCCTGCCCCAGAATGAACGAGAAC from Candidatus Defluviilinea gracilis carries:
- a CDS encoding zinc-binding alcohol dehydrogenase; protein product: MKRKTVYFTAPRQVELREEPLPALGAEDVLVETICSSISAGTEMLVYRGQFPHLSDSRDTLSSDLCFPLAFGYACVGTIKDIGKQADKSLRDKLVFGFAPHTSAFICHPSTLIFAPASLHAEACSFLPNMETAVNLIHDAAPILGERVLVLGQGVVGLLVASLLKEFPLDQLVSSDCYDLRRKASREIGVDDSFDSDKLKDGNSNKIDKSPRKPQSAYAQTFDLTFELTGSPSALDDAIAMTAFSGRIVIGSWYGEKRAEVDLGGAFHRSRIKLISSQVSTIAPELSGRWDKARRFNVAWEALRRIQPQKWITHRFPIDKAAEAYRLLDEHPQKTIQVLLEYTK
- a CDS encoding aldo/keto reductase encodes the protein MKYESLHGLSIPKIGFGAWSIGGDSTPNRSLDSKSLTALRSALEVGYTHFDTAEMYAGGHSEELIGEAVRRSGKKREEIFITSKVTESHLQYDDVLSACENSLRRLNMDYIDLYLIHWPGTGTQYEETFRALNKLARDGKVKHLGVSNFDLKLLKQAQSLSETPIITNQVPFSISDRSYVKNGMLDYCQQNDIILTAYSPVDQGKLRSNKTLEAIAKAHNASIFQIALAWVISHPRVIAIPMSFNPQHIQENFDAAEIELTKEEIDALKKK
- a CDS encoding ATP-dependent Clp protease adaptor ClpS is translated as MNFQTLPEIEILEDSETALEPLYKVLIHNDNVTPMDFVVHILKTVFYLGVDRASEIMMTAHINGNAYVQTLAKSEAEKRIDKAHFESNNAGYPLNFTMERE
- a CDS encoding flippase-like domain-containing protein, coding for MRAKFLRVFAIYSILLILLYLALRNAPFAEIWNALKNLQLWQIGTILFVNAFVIVCITARWWIIVRAENPSMPFLPMIRYRLSVFGLSYFTFGPQVGGEPLQVIYLQRNHGITLARATSAVIMDKLIEFLVNFVLIGIGTWAIVRLGLISGNGIRLALSLIGLGVLLTLPLAYTILLFNKIRPIAKILHSKSFIQKKSKATRLIVVAEQMASIFSRKHARAMALAITVSLAGIAGIATEYYLMVAFLGMNISAVQIFAALTAMQIAFLMPLPGGLGALEASQVFALGAFGQPASAAISLTLLMRARDILNGGIGLLLAGRGIAK